A genomic window from Thiomonas arsenitoxydans includes:
- the xerD gene encoding site-specific tyrosine recombinase XerD — translation MPEAPLYLEWPPAPEACATTIDRFCDALWLEDGLSPNTLAAYRRDLTLMARWLAFSQRQPLIEATLRDVQAYIAARFMQSKATSSNRRLVVLRRFYRWALREHLRTDDPTLQLDTARQPPRRPKTLSEAQVEALLAAPEVDTPLGLRDRAMLELLYASGLRVSELVALPVVRVSLDQGVVQIAGKGGKERLVPFGSAAQDWLQNYLRTARHELLQGRDSPFLFVTARSGQSARETTGMTRQMFWMRIKAYARKAGIDVPLSPHTLRHAFATHLLNHGADLRVVQLLLGHADISTTQIYTHIARERLKTLHARHHPRA, via the coding sequence ATGCCTGAAGCCCCGCTTTACCTCGAATGGCCGCCCGCGCCCGAAGCCTGCGCCACCACGATCGACCGTTTCTGCGACGCCCTCTGGCTGGAAGACGGCCTCTCGCCCAACACCCTCGCCGCTTACCGCCGCGACCTCACGCTGATGGCGCGCTGGCTGGCCTTTTCGCAGCGCCAGCCCTTGATCGAGGCGACGCTGCGCGATGTGCAGGCGTATATCGCCGCCCGTTTCATGCAAAGCAAAGCCACCTCGTCCAACCGGCGGCTGGTGGTGCTGCGCCGCTTTTACCGCTGGGCCTTGCGTGAGCACTTGCGCACCGACGACCCCACGCTGCAGCTCGACACCGCGCGTCAGCCGCCGCGCCGCCCCAAGACCCTGAGCGAAGCGCAGGTGGAAGCGCTGCTCGCCGCACCCGAGGTGGACACGCCGCTGGGCCTGCGCGACCGCGCCATGCTCGAACTGCTCTACGCCAGTGGCCTGCGGGTGAGTGAACTGGTGGCGCTGCCAGTGGTGCGCGTGTCGCTCGATCAGGGCGTGGTGCAGATTGCGGGCAAAGGCGGCAAAGAGCGACTCGTGCCGTTCGGCAGCGCCGCGCAAGACTGGCTGCAGAACTACCTGCGCACTGCGCGCCATGAGTTGCTGCAGGGGCGCGACAGCCCCTTTCTGTTCGTCACCGCGCGCAGCGGGCAAAGCGCCCGCGAAACCACCGGCATGACGCGGCAGATGTTCTGGATGCGCATCAAGGCCTATGCGCGCAAGGCCGGTATCGACGTACCGCTGTCGCCCCACACCCTGCGCCACGCTTTCGCCACCCATCTGCTCAACCACGGCGCTGACCTGCGTGTGGTGCAATTGCTGCTCGGCCATGCCGATATTTCCACCACGCAGATCTACACCCACATCGCGCGCGAACGGCTCAAGACGCTGCACGCCCGCCACCACCCCCGCGCCTGA
- a CDS encoding methylated-DNA--[protein]-cysteine S-methyltransferase, whose amino-acid sequence MPLTQNPAHPDAVIALPFGRMGLFCTDDVVLHLEYLPPETPLTPPSTPLCRAVAAQLSAYAADPAYRFDLPLAAAGTMFQRRVWALLQQIPPGQTRTYGDAALELHSAARAVGQACAANPFAPVVPCHRIVAQDGLGGFAHSTAQDGYLLGIKRWLLQHEASSRSARPHA is encoded by the coding sequence ATGCCGCTCACACAAAACCCGGCCCATCCAGATGCGGTCATCGCGTTGCCTTTCGGTCGCATGGGCCTGTTCTGCACCGACGACGTGGTGTTGCACCTGGAATATCTTCCGCCAGAAACTCCTCTCACCCCGCCCTCCACGCCGCTATGCCGCGCTGTAGCCGCGCAACTGAGCGCCTATGCCGCTGATCCGGCGTATCGCTTCGATCTCCCGCTGGCGGCGGCGGGCACGATGTTTCAGCGCCGGGTCTGGGCGCTGTTGCAGCAAATTCCGCCAGGGCAGACGCGCACTTATGGCGATGCCGCGCTGGAGTTGCACAGCGCAGCCCGGGCCGTGGGGCAGGCTTGCGCCGCCAATCCTTTCGCCCCCGTGGTGCCGTGTCACCGCATCGTCGCGCAAGACGGGCTGGGCGGATTTGCCCATTCCACCGCGCAAGACGGGTATCTGCTGGGCATCAAACGCTGGCTGCTGCAGCATGAAGCCAGCTCGCGATCGGCTCGTCCCCATGCCTGA